The proteins below are encoded in one region of Silene latifolia isolate original U9 population chromosome 2, ASM4854445v1, whole genome shotgun sequence:
- the LOC141642513 gene encoding BAG family molecular chaperone regulator 5, mitochondrial, translating into MKANRKPRYSASASPSTVTYTFRNETSAPPKTSQIPITVHLHDHSAAAAAKIQAAYRAHTVRRLLQKIYSVEAETDRLEGLIQLQETVDAVRSSEKEKMRMNEALMNQLLKLDSIPGFDPGVRELRRSLSRRIVALQEVMDGICGERLRMDGWDDVGLDWDEVIGRIEQDVCRERGGDELEMFCANNLGFRCLQRFLSHP; encoded by the coding sequence ATGAAAGCCAACCGAAAACCTCGGTACTCAGCTTCAGCATCGCCGTCTACTGTCACCTACACATTCAGAAATGAAACCTCTGCCCCTCCCAAAACCAGTCAAATCCCCATCACTGTCCATCTCCATGATCACTCAGCTGCTGCAGCTGCAAAGATACAGGCAGCCTACAGAGCCCACACGGTCCGCAGACTACTGCAGAAGATCTACTCCGTCGAAGCAGAGACCGACAGGCTGGAGGGTCTGATCCAACTGCAGGAAACAGTTGATGCAGTGAGGAGCAGTGAAAAGGAAAAGATGAGAATGAATGAAGCACTGATGAATCAACTGTTGAAGCTGGATTCTATACCCGGATTCGACCCGGGTGTTAGGGAGCTGAGGAGGAGTCTGAGTCGTCGGATCGTGGCGTTACAAGAAGTAATGGATGGGATTTGTGGGGAGAGGTTGAGGATGGATGGATGGGATGATGTGGGTTTGGATTGGGATGAAGTAATTGGTAGGATTGAACAAGATGTGTGTAGGGAAAGAGGTGGTGATGAATTGGAAATGTTTTGTGCTAATAATTTAGGATTTCGTTGTTTGCAAAGATTTTTGAGTCATCCTTGA